From the Pomacea canaliculata isolate SZHN2017 linkage group LG14, ASM307304v1, whole genome shotgun sequence genome, one window contains:
- the LOC112555550 gene encoding G-protein coupled receptor GRL101-like: MWQDTPCILMFDCNDKEAEGGCWQGDGTFRQGLFQVDGRCIAISSVNQPSSWSLENRWCQERGGQLVSLTTQNMKDRLPKWLQRLNLNGKFFIGLMTMPKGLSPMYQHSLQWVDKTVAHTSNTRYSSVPRGFNVLNCHAPSDEVSSCDDLLRSNLYRVALAIFASLSLLGNVGTLLYRLIFHKTTGDIGYDVFVTNLCVADFLMGVYLLVIGVADYRYRGSYLWEDVDWRNSGLCKVTGVVCLLSMEVSVFMIFLITTDRFLVLRFPFSSFHFRKRSAQLTCGLVWLAGLTLAVTPCLPVTSHWQFYSQTSICIPLPTSRVDFPGRKYSFIIIVVLNFICFLVIFVGQVLIYWSIRATSMSVSSTSKATKDITVARRLITVVMSEFLCWFPVGLTGILATYDIPVSGEVNVAMAIFILPVNSALNPFLYTFNIYLERRRRTREVERQKHIICQLKVDMDCSTAGCLRPK; encoded by the exons ATGTGGCAGGACACTCCCTGTATCTTGATGTTTGACTGTAACGACAAGGAGGCAGAAGGTGGATGCTGGCAAGGTGATGGCACATTCAGACAGGGACTATTTCAGGTGGACGGGCGCTGTATTGCTATTTCCAGTGTAAATCAACCATCATCCTGGTCACTTGAGAACAGATGGTGTCAGGAGCGTGGAGGACAACTCGTCAGTCTGActacacaaaacatgaaagacCGTCTGCCGAAATGGCTACAAAGGCTAAATCTGAACGGCAAGTTCTTCATTGGCCTGATGACAATGCCGAAAGGTTTATCACCAAT GTACCAACACAGTTTACAGTGGGTTGATAAGACTGTTGCACATACCAGCAACACAAGGTATAGTTCAG taccccgagggttcaacgtgctcaactgtcacgctccctccgatgaagtgtcttcctgtgacgatctgcttcgctccaacctgtaccgcgtggcactcgccatctttgcctcgctctcgtTACTGGGAAATGTCGGCACACTGCTTTACCGCTTGATCTTCCACAAAACCACAGGTGACATCGGGTATGATGTCttcgtcaccaacctgtgtgtggcggactttctgatgggtgtgtattTATTGGTTATCGGTGTCGCAGATTACAGGTACAGAGGCTCTTACCTGTGGGAGGATGTCGACTGGAGGAACAGCGGCTTGTGCAAGGTTACAGGTGTTGTGTGCTTATTATCGATGGAGGTGTCTGTGTTTATGATCTTTTTAATCACTACTGACCGCTTTTTAGTTCTTCGTTTTCCTTTTAGTTCGTTCCATTTTAGGAAACGTTCAGCACAGCTTACATGCGGACTTGTGTGGCTGGCAGGTCTAACCTTAGCTGTGACCccttgtcttcctgtgacgtcacactggcagttttacagccagactagtaTTTGTATTCCGCTTCCTACCTCGAGGGTTGATTTCCCTGGTCGTAAATATTCGTTCATTATCATAGTtgtcttgaattttatttgttttcttgttatttttgtggGTCAGGTCCTTATTTACTGGTCTATACGCGCGACCTCCATGTCTGTGTCCAGCACATCCAAAGCTACTAAAGACATTACTGTAGCACGACGGCTAATTACTGTAGTAATGTCGGAATTTTTGTGCTGGTTTCCTGTCGGTTTAACGGGAATTCTCGCGACCTATGACATTCCCGTATCTGGAGAGGTCAATGTggcgatggctatttttattttacctgttaaCTCCGCATTGAACCCCTTCCTTTacacttttaacatttatttagagCGGAGACGACGAACTAGAGAagtagaaagacaaaaacacataATTTGTCAACTGAAGGTCGATATGGATTGTAGCACAGCCGGGTGTTTAAGACCTAAATGA